A region of the Oncorhynchus clarkii lewisi isolate Uvic-CL-2024 chromosome 4, UVic_Ocla_1.0, whole genome shotgun sequence genome:
GACCATTAACATTCATAGAACAAGTGAGTCAACGTTCACTTTTTCGCAGATGTCATCATTAGCCACAAATTTGGACAACAcagaattacatggatatatcttaTGTACAATCTTAAAGAGCACTTCCTTAAATTTGTTTGCTATACAATATTTTGTAATGCATCAACCAAGCTTTTTTTCCAGACAATGTCAGGAGAAAGCATGTTCCAGAAAAAATGTTCCTCTAGGCGTAAATTGGTTCCGGAACATTTGCCTTATGTACGTATTAAAACAAGATTTTTCACGTAAGCCTATGCCTTCCAAACTGAGCTCTGTATAAACTAGCTGATCATCACCAAAGCTAAAAGGAGTTTTAAGCTCCCCCTCCCTGTAGCCAAATAAGGAGTGGTCATGACGTCGGCAATACTGCCTTTTATGGTACAGTTTTAATTTGCTtcgtccctctttctcttcctgttgAATTCAACTCAGGCATCGTGTTATATCGGGATATCGCTCTTACTCAGGTAAATACCGCAACCTAATAACAATTTAAATGTGAAATAGAACATGCGCATAGTCTGTTGGGTTATTAGCCTACATTTAAACTCTATCATCACTTTAGCCGGCAGCCTCTCGCATTTCCTTCCATTGTCTGCCATAGCCGTGTTTATGTAGtctagaatcaaattattttattttattttttaaaggatCGAAATAGTCAAGCTGGACAGGGGTCAAGTAATGGGTCTCGAAACGGATTCACCGTCTATTTCAACGTGATTGATTCTAAATTCCCTTAGGTAGTGATCGGTCGTCACTAGTTATCACAGCAACAAAGTCATATctcgcctatttctacaatttctcttcttaaaatgtgactTTAACCCAAACCACACTGCTAATTTTTGCTTAAACTTATATTTAGACAAAGGGTGTTTTTTTTGTCACCATTACAGCCCATTTTGACTTTGCGGCTGTGGTAAATAGGTTAAACCCTACTGAGCCCAGCTAGCCTACTTCCGCATTGAtagtctttttttctttttttttaacctttttatttaactaggcaagtcagttaagaacaaattcttatttacaatgactgcctaggaacagtgggttaactgccttgttcaggggcagaacgaaagatttgtaccttttcagctTGGGGAttagatctagcaacctttcatttacttggcccaatgctctaaccactaggctacctgccgccccacttttCATATGGAAGGCAATTTTGTTGCAGCTTGTTACAATGTGAAACTGACTTGTTTCTGCTGCTGCGTAGGCTACATTTTTGAGAAACGGACCATCTTTATAATACTGTGATGGTGTATCCTGTCTTAACCAGGAGCCCATTTATCCTATAATACATTACAAGGGATGTTATGACACATGTCTACATTATGACACCCCCTCTCCCTTGCTGCTTTTGGTTTCTGGGAATGCCCATATAATATTGGCATGTGACACTTACATTTTGTTACACTTCTAGTTGCAATGAACGTCCAACATGAAGTATCTCTGCTTGTTGGAGAGATCCAACGGCTTGGCAGTAAAAGTAAGTAGTCTTGTATTACAGTGCACTTTGCTTATAACAAATAACCAATGCAATGGGGGTTGCCCTATTGACCGGGGCAAGTGACCCGAGTTGTCACAAGTTGAGGGTTGCTCCATTAGGCAGGTgacttttaattattatttttttttttactgataaCCAAAATCCTAATAATTCCAGTAGTCTGGTCCTTTTAGTTCCGTATGTGAAGATGAAAATAGATACTTAATTCAGGCAAGTGATCATAATCTTCAGGCGTCCTTTCAGACCTCAATGTCAATCCCAAGGATGAAACCAACCGGATGAAGTGCTTAATCAATGTACTTTGCAAGACCATCTGTTTATAATTATCAAATCAGCAGGGATAGGTGGTGTGATTCCTGTAATAGAGGTTGTGCTGTAATCTGAAACTTCTACAATTCTCTCCAAATAGGGTGTGTagactttatttattttatttattttatttatttatttattttttccccctcccAGCTAAATTCTAACTAGTGCTGAGCCATTAGCCATATTTTCAGAGGGGGTTTCGGTTATTAAACAACACATTTCCAACTTtggttcaattacttgaattccatttagtttctcaagagagaaatcaaatcattAGAAATTAAGTCAAGAACAGAATATGGGATGCTGGTCCAAAGGGAGTCGTAGTTTTTATTAAGCAACATTTCaacctatactgaacaaaaatataaatgcaacaatttaaaatattttactgagttatagttcatatatggaaatcagtcaatggaaataaattcattaggccctaatctatggatttcagatGTCTGGGCAGGGGTGGAGCCAGGGTTGGCTCTGGGAGCCGGTAGgtccagccactggggagccaggcccagccaatccgaATTcgtttttgtccccccccccctcacaggtCTGGTGGCTATTTCTGCagtaagcatgccaattgcatgctccctccacttcagacatctgtgtcattgtgtgacacaactgcacattttagtggccttttcttgtccccagcacaaggtgcacctgtgtaatgtttatgctgtttaaacagcttcttgatataccacacctgtcaggtggctggattaccttggcaaagaagaaatgctcattAAAAGAGTAGTAAActaattttgtgcacaaaatttgaaggACATAAGCTTGTGCATATGGAGAATTtctgatattttatttcagctcatgaaacatgggaccaacaccttacatgttgcgtttttatatttttgttcagtatagtttagtGGCGAAAAGTGGTAATTAACGGCAATGGCCATAATCCATTGCACCTGTTCGTTACCGGCTCAGACACAGATGCAGTTGTTGTTAaactacccaattgtcatacttgagtaaaagtaaagatactttaatagaaaatgactccagtgaaagtcacccagtaaaatactagtgtcaaagtatttggtttaaatatacttaagtatcaaaagtataaataatttgtaTAGCCaaaactcagacataatttacaaatgaagcatgtatgtttagtgagtccaccagatcagaggcagtagggatgaccagggatgttcttttgatacgtgtgtgaattggacaattttcctgtcaaaatgtaacaagtacttttgggtgtcaggagtaaaaaatacattattttctttaggaatgtggtaaagtaaaagttgtcaaatataaatcgtaaagtatagataccccaaaaatgacttgtagtatttttacttaagtactttacaccactaatTTTATGCCGGTTTGTTTAGATGCACACAGACCCCATACGCCACcgtatgagagagagacaacataaaGAATGATAGGGATAGAGTTATTGAAAGTATGCCTgatctactttgaagaactagtcaAATGATATCTTCAGAGAGCAGCATACTTAGGCAGGCTTGCCTAGCTTAATGGGGTGACTAaagacagtagcctacagtatgggAAGAACAGAAATATCTGGCTGCCTGAGATGAGATGACGACTTTAAGTAAAATTATAAAGCCATCAAGTAAAACTAAGTAACATAAATATCTTAAAATAGTTAATTACTATGTGGACCTGACTGAGACGATGGAATATTTTCAATGGATCTCATTGAACCCTAATTGCTTGTTTTTGGCTTTGGCATTTTCATTAAAAAGCTCTACTAATTTTAATGTCAGTATTTCATAATGCAGTTGCTTAATAAAATATATCAAATCGAAATCcatgattttgttttcaaataagcATAACTGAACCGACCTCAGCATTAATTGCTCAGCACTAGTTCCAACAAACAAACGTTGCgtagaggcatgtttgttctataTAACATTTCTATCCAAaatgttgtcctgctgaatgcTCCCCTGGTTCAAGGGATTGGTGGATAGTTGAGTTCATTAGCACTGGGGTGGAACCAAAGTCTGCATACCATGTGGATCCCCAACACCATCATGCAATTAATGTGATCCATAATTAATTGGTGCACTGAAAGTAAGCCTGTTTTGTCTTCATTTGGACACCAACTTTATCCTCCGGCAGTGGAGCATCCAGTTTGTGAACTCATCTCAGACTTTTCCAAATAACCACCCCATATTAGCTCCACTACCTCTATGCTCTCTCCTGCTGTTGAAAATCCCCTGGCTTTAATTCCTTGTTTACAGAGCCATGCATCCCCCCCTATTTGCTCCTCAGCTGCCGCAGCCTATTTGGGAATGGCTCGTTTCAGTGTCATCCCCTGCCAATACTGTGCAGTGCTAGAGGAAACACTAAAcatggtaccagtcaaaagtttggacatctactcattcaagggtttttcttttattttgacttatctacattgtagaataatagtgatgacatcaaaactacgaaataacatggaatcatgtactaaccaaaaaagtgttaaattatattttagattcttcaaagtatccaccctctgccttgacagctctgcacacttggcattctcttaaccagattcacctggaatgcttttccaacagccttgaaggagttcccacatgctgagaacttgttggctgcttttctttcatgctgcggtccaactcatcacaaCCAATCTCAATTGGTGAGATTCattttaaataaatcagacaagtgtcaccagcaaagcacccccacactatcacacttcctccatgtttcacggtgggaaccacacatgcggagggcATCCGATCACCTactatgcgtctcacaaagacaccaaaaatctcagatttggactcatcagactaaaagacagatttccaccggtctaatgtccattgcgtgtatttcttggcccaagcaagtttcttcttattattattggtgtccttttgtggtttctttgcagcaattcgaccatgaaggcttgatttgacgctgtctcctctgaacagttgatgttgatatgtctgttacttgaactctgaagcgtttatttgggctgcaatttctgaggtgcagttcgTTCTAATtatcttatcctctgcagcagaggtaattctttccagattgactgaccttcatgtcttcaaataatgatggactgtcgtttctctttgcttatttgagctgctcttgccataatatggacttgggatttaaccaaatagggctatcttctgtataccaacactaccttatcacaacacaactgattggctgaaacgcattaagaaggatatacattccacaaattaacttttaacaaggcacacctgttacttGAAATGTAATCCACCTCATGAACCTGGTTGAGAgtgtggcaactttgaagaatctcaaatatgaaatatttagATTTTAACACTTTTGGgaggggttactacatgatcccatatgttatttcatagttttgatgttttcgcctattattattattattattctacattgtagaatatgaagaaacccttgcatgagtaggtgtgtccaaacatttgacgaGTATTGTTTATGTGATAGACATTCACAGGTGTTTCAGGAacgttttgttttctttttttttttcttattgaAGGAATACAGGATTCTCTTTTTTAATACTACCTTGCCTTGTTTTACAGATGCAGATGGACAAACTTGTGTAAAATTTGGTGTCCTGTTCAATGACGATAGGTGCGCAAATATCTTTGAGGCTTTGGTTGGGACTCTGAGGGCTGCCAAGAGGAAGAAGATCATCGCATTTGAAGGGGAGCTGCTCCTGCAAGGTGTCCATGACAATGTTGACATCACACTCCTGCAAGAATGAAACTGATGGCTATCGTTATTCAGATGCAAAGTCAAGTTTCTTTGAGGCGTTACTATTACATCTACCAACCAGGGATCACAAATCAACATTTTGATACATTTTTAGGACTACAAATGTACAGGCTGAGAATGTAACACTTTGTATACCACATTAGAATATTGTTCATAACGAGTATATTCTAGGGGACGAAATACACCTAGCTGTTTTAGGAAACAAATTACCTTACAGGAATCACCAAATGGCAACTTCATTTATTGTTTACATGGTCATTTTGGTACCTCTTGTGGACTTCCTTAGAAAAACTAAGATGGCAGTGTTTCAAGAGAGGCTTTTGCACatattgatttttattttattcatgcTAATGTTAAGCATTTGAGTATGTATTATTCAAGCTTTTATATGTTTGCATGACTGTCTTTTCTCTATCGACCACTCACAAACCTTTGCCTTCGCTATAACCAAGGGGGATTAAGCCAATGGATTTCCTGTGTGATTCTTAGTAGTATTTAATGACAGGGTGATTTGTGCCAAATAAGAATTAGGTTTTGTAATGTTCCTCAGGACCAAATGTTAAACTGACCTTTGAAATTAGACTCGTTTATTTAGAATACAAGTTTGCCTCATTCCAGATACAGTGTTGTATATTATGCAAGCATAGAATAGTCTTAATAAGAGACATATTGATAAAGTACTCAAATGTTGTAGATGGATAGAAATGATGTATAAGATGTTCTCTATTTTACAGGCTAGGGAGTTGTTGATCACATTTCTATACCTGCAACATGTATGTTGTGGCTTACTTAATGTGCCCCATATCATGAATAAGACTCTGTCATCAAATTGTGTGGGTTACCATGAACTGTGAATATAGGCTTATCATGCATGGTGTTAATGTTCAAAGAAGATACACGATGCTTAGTATTGTGTCCTGGTAGGAAATAGATTTGAAACTTGACATGGGAAGCAATAGTAACTCTTcaaaaaaaattaataataattggtttaacaagaaaaaaataaacaaattacaAATTGAGCACAATACATGTATGATCATCAAAGTGCAGTTCCTTTCCAAAGTCCAATAATTTCCAAATtattgacatattgacattaatGTATTCCAAAGAAAGTGTTCTGAGGATGAAATACTCAGTTAATAAAGAACAAACCTTCACTTTGCACcctgatttaaaaaatacataaatcTATAGGCTCCCTACTACAGATGTATAGCATACAGAAGGgtcatgtgtgtatatatatattttgtaaccTTATGCTGTGCTATATAACATCGCATTCTTGAAGAAAATGTGAATATATGTATTGTGAAAAGGACAGTAGGCTATACTACCACCAGTCTATTAAGTCTGCACTGATGTCTGCACTTTTAGAAGTAATCATTAGATAGCTGACAATGCGATAGAGTATGACTTCAATTGTTGCCACAGATAACCCAAAGAAAGCATTGACTTGAACCTGAGGAATTACTTGAGTTTTCCTTTCTTACCAGGACGCTTTACGTGGGACTCCCTTGTTAATTCGAATAATAATTTACAGCAAGGTTCGGGGGGCGGAGCCGTGTTTCGTCATGGCGGcaggaggaaaacagaacagcGCCTGACGGATCTACATTCAGAGCAGGAATCAAAACAAGAAACGGACACGCCTTCTTCGTAGGTTGCCTTTGCTGTCACAACTGCATAAACCTGGATGGAGATAATATAGCTGTAAACAGTACCACCTGCAATCAAGAAGAGAATCATTGCATCTCTGAAGTAGGATTCAAATGGAATCCGCAGAAATGTCAGCCAGCCGTTGATGGGTTGAAAGTATTCATATCTGGATCAGTAAAATGCCCAACCAGAAAAGCAACAGGGGGAAGAGAAATAAAAGGACTAATAGTAGTGGAGATGAACAAGAAAATGGAGCCAGTGCTGCCGCAACAGGAGGAGCACCAGGGGTAACAGCAACATTATTAGGGGCTACAGCTGCACCGTTCAACGAGCATAGAAGTGGTAAGAGTGAAATTGTGTCAAAACATGCGTGACCGAAGTTATTGCAatggattttattttattattgccTATGAGCTAACGTACGCTTTACGGTGCTTCACATTTTTGTTGTTATCGACTGTAGGCTTCATAACTCACGCGTTATAGTGTAATTGCCAACGAGCATTATGCATTGATCATTTAATGATGCGTCGTAATGGAGCTCTATGCACTGTCATATCACGACGCACACATGTACAGTGTCAGTTGTGGCCTTGTTCATGGGTAGTGCTGGCACCTCGCCGCTTGCCTGCTCAAGTTCAACTTAATTTGATACATTGTCGGTATTGCAACGTCTGTGTCCTGAGTCAGATAAAGTAACACAGAAACGATATAAGTAGGCTGTGCATATAGGCTGTATATACATTATAGTTGGCATCAAAGTTATACCAGGCCTAACTTACTATCTGAATGAAATATGTTTTGTCATGTAAACATATTCCGGTCGGCTCTTTATAAACAAAATATTACCAATTAATAAAATGTGCTGGGGTAGGCAAATAGCTGAACAATGATGGAATTCATTGTACAGAGCCTCAGGTTTATGTTTGAATCACCCTGGCAGCCTGAAGTTGGTGACTCATAATCATGTTGCAGAGGCATAGACTAGTCCTGTTcttcttatttatttttatttttaactgaACTGAGTTTTGATGCAGGTATAGTTAGGCACATTACAGTGCATGCATGGGATTGTTTCTGATACACTGTCTAGAAACTATGAGGGCTGAGAGATGACAATGAAGTACAGGAAATGAAAGGAGGAAATTGatctaccatacacacacacacacacacacacacacacacacacacacacacacacacagacagacagacagacagacacacactgagggTTTCCCTGTCTGACAGGTATTCAGGCACCACTTCTCAGTGATCCATACTCAATAATGATGGCTCTTATGTTGCAAGATAACACATAATCCCATTAGCCTTCTTCTTATTATTGAATGTTCACACAGTCCATTACCGTTTTAAAGTTAAATTCCAGACTGACTGTGCATTGATGTTTGAGTCCTGAATCGTTCAGTAACAGCATAGAATTTTGTCAACATTGCAGTCCAAGGAGCTAGTCCTGATAGCATGAACACAAATCTATTCTGTTTAATATTGTTTTGTTGCTCTGTAATATGTCCAAAGTGAATGTTGAGCCtcagcatgttttttttttttaattttcaaGTCATATTTCGTATGGAGATGTTATAATATGTTTATGAGTGATAtagtaactctgttttgttttgtGTGCTGCAGAGGCACCCTGTGCTACCCCTCTTGTGTGCAGTCTGGCCAGAGACATTGACCTTGACAAGGATGACTATCAACGTGTGGTGTGTAACAGTGATAGCTGCCCTTATGGCAACTGGATGCACTTGCAGTGCTTCTACGAGTGGGAGAGTAGCATCCTGGTCCAGTTCAACTGCATTGGAAGGGCCCGCAGCTGGAACGAGAAGCAGTGCCGGCAGAACATGTGGACTAAGAAGGGATACGACCTGGCCTTCCGCTTCTGCTCCTGCCGCTGTGGCCAGGGCCACCTTAAGAAAGACACGGACTGGTACCAGGTGAAGCGCATGacagaggtgaagaagaaggtgCCTCTGGAGAAGAGTCTAGGGAAGTTGAGCAGTTCAGCTGGAGGGGGTGCATGTGGAGGTGGGCTGGATCCCACTGATGATCCTAAAAGGGGCAAGTTGCCTGGGGGCAGTAAGCTGGCTCACAGAGCATCCAGTCAGGAGCTGCCTCGCCGACAGTCAGTGGATCGGCAGAACTCTCAGGAGAGGGGTCACGGAGGCCTATTCTGTGGAAGCAGCCTGGGGCCCCGCTCACCCTGTGACTCCCCGGGTCAGTCCCCTCCGTCAggcttctccttcttctccccgCCTGCATTCACAGGGCCCCGCAGCTCCCGGCACCTGGGGGAGTTCCTGAAGAATGCGGTGCACATGGAGAGTCACCGGAAGCACATGCTGGCAAGCGGCATGCTGGGTCGCGGAGGCCACCTCGATCACACCATCCTGCCCCTGCCCAGACTCACCCCAGGGGACAACCCAGTGCAGTTCTTGCGGAGGCTGGACCTCACAGAGCTGCTGACCCACATACCCAGACACAAGCTGAACACCTACCACGTACGTATGGAGGATGATGCCCAGGCGGGCCAGGGAGAGGACCTGAGGAGGTACATCCTGTCGGCTCTGAGCGCCAGCCACAGGAACATGGTCAACTGTGCCCTGTGCCACCGCACCCTGCCTGTCTTTGAGCAGTTCCCCCTGGTGGACGGAACCCTGTTCCTGAGCCCCTCCAGACACGATGAGATTGAGTACGATGTGCCGTGCCATCTGCAAGGTAGGTCTTTGGAACAATGTCCATCTCTGAGAAACAGAATTTGAAACACTTAGGCTATCAAAACCAGCAGACTGCCCAACCATTgcgcatgcatgcatgtatgtt
Encoded here:
- the LOC139407124 gene encoding costars family protein ABRACL; translated protein: MNVQHEVSLLVGEIQRLGSKNADGQTCVKFGVLFNDDRCANIFEALVGTLRAAKRKKIIAFEGELLLQGVHDNVDITLLQE
- the LOC139407144 gene encoding headcase protein homolog, whose protein sequence is MPNQKSNRGKRNKRTNSSGDEQENGASAAATGGAPGVTATLLGATAAPFNEHRSEAPCATPLVCSLARDIDLDKDDYQRVVCNSDSCPYGNWMHLQCFYEWESSILVQFNCIGRARSWNEKQCRQNMWTKKGYDLAFRFCSCRCGQGHLKKDTDWYQVKRMTEVKKKVPLEKSLGKLSSSAGGGACGGGLDPTDDPKRGKLPGGSKLAHRASSQELPRRQSVDRQNSQERGHGGLFCGSSLGPRSPCDSPGQSPPSGFSFFSPPAFTGPRSSRHLGEFLKNAVHMESHRKHMLASGMLGRGGHLDHTILPLPRLTPGDNPVQFLRRLDLTELLTHIPRHKLNTYHVRMEDDAQAGQGEDLRRYILSALSASHRNMVNCALCHRTLPVFEQFPLVDGTLFLSPSRHDEIEYDVPCHLQGRLMHLYAICVDCLEGVHKIVCIKCKSRWDGSWHQLGTMYTYDILAATPCCQARLNCKHCGKPVIDVRVGMQYFSEYSNVQQCPHCGNLDYHFVKPFSSFKVLEAY